A single genomic interval of Syntrophobotulus glycolicus DSM 8271 harbors:
- a CDS encoding MarR family winged helix-turn-helix transcriptional regulator — MEQTANLVLSEFLLKTFNDILAVEEYEIKKGPFSNLSISEIHTIAAMGMYKPRTMSEVAADLNVTVGTLTAAINNLVKKGCVERKRDEDDRRVVKIQLTKKGKLAYRIHEKFHLEMVKETTKGLPDRENILLDSLRKLYDHFIKTYK, encoded by the coding sequence GTGGAGCAGACTGCAAATTTGGTTTTAAGTGAATTTTTACTGAAGACATTCAACGATATTCTTGCCGTAGAAGAATACGAAATCAAAAAAGGCCCTTTCAGCAATTTGTCTATTTCAGAGATTCATACAATTGCAGCTATGGGAATGTATAAGCCGAGAACAATGTCTGAAGTGGCCGCCGATCTCAATGTAACGGTAGGCACACTGACTGCGGCAATCAACAATCTGGTCAAAAAGGGCTGTGTTGAACGGAAGCGGGATGAAGACGACCGCCGGGTGGTCAAAATACAGCTGACCAAGAAAGGAAAGCTGGCTTACCGGATTCATGAAAAATTTCACTTGGAGATGGTTAAGGAAACAACAAAAGGATTGCCCGACAGGGAGAATATCCTCTTGGATTCCCTGAGAAAGCTTTATGACCATTTCATCAAGACATACAAATAG
- a CDS encoding LysR family transcriptional regulator, translating into MDLLQLKYFQVVARTEHMTKAARELQIAQPALSVTIARLEEDLGVPLFDRQNRRIVLNPYGRAFLRRVDTALAALGEGRQELADLAGMEYGILSIATTFLDEDFSKMIGSFVSRHPSMRFRIRQLSEDKTKLQLLTAGEVDFGFINQTVQGPDIASVALLSEELLLAAPPGHPFGGCRTVSLSDLAPESFVLLKEGHSIRKRCDELFEKAGFFPKVVCECDEIGAIRNLVHAGLGISFLPEPSSQAAAFPLTFVKNKELTYRNTLFLAWNEKRYLSKAALKFREYVVRYYT; encoded by the coding sequence ATGGACCTGTTGCAGCTCAAATATTTTCAGGTTGTTGCCCGGACCGAACATATGACCAAAGCGGCCCGCGAGCTGCAGATTGCTCAGCCCGCCCTCAGTGTAACCATTGCCCGCCTGGAAGAGGATTTGGGCGTACCCTTATTCGACAGGCAGAACCGCCGTATTGTCCTTAATCCGTATGGGAGAGCGTTTCTCCGCAGAGTGGATACCGCGCTTGCCGCGCTGGGGGAAGGACGGCAGGAGCTTGCGGATTTAGCGGGAATGGAGTACGGCATACTGTCTATTGCCACAACTTTCCTGGATGAGGATTTCAGTAAAATGATCGGTTCTTTTGTCAGCAGGCATCCTTCCATGCGTTTTCGGATCAGGCAGTTATCGGAGGACAAGACCAAGCTGCAGCTCCTGACGGCGGGAGAGGTTGACTTCGGCTTTATCAATCAGACCGTTCAAGGCCCTGATATCGCCAGTGTCGCCCTGCTTTCGGAAGAGCTGCTGCTGGCCGCCCCGCCTGGGCATCCCTTCGGCGGCTGCCGGACGGTTTCCCTCTCCGATCTGGCCCCTGAATCCTTTGTGCTGCTGAAAGAAGGACACAGCATTCGGAAACGCTGTGATGAACTGTTTGAGAAGGCGGGATTTTTCCCGAAAGTCGTGTGTGAATGCGATGAAATCGGCGCGATAAGAAATTTGGTTCATGCCGGGCTGGGGATCTCCTTCCTTCCGGAACCGTCCAGTCAAGCGGCCGCTTTTCCGCTGACTTTTGTCAAAAATAAAGAACTGACATACCGCAATACCCTTTTCCTCGCCTGGAATGAAAAACGCTATTTATCTAAAGCCGCCCTTAAATTCAGGGAATATGTGGTCCGGTACTACACGTAG
- a CDS encoding desulfoferrodoxin has product MTKLRQIYKCNICGNVIEVVHPGAPALVCCGQPMELLVGNTVDASKEKHVPVIEAAENGIRVQVGSVEHPMEEKHFIQFIEVLTADKVYRAELAPGLKPEAWFPVKQEDILEVREYCNIHGLWKTNE; this is encoded by the coding sequence ATGACCAAATTAAGACAAATTTATAAATGCAATATTTGCGGCAATGTGATTGAGGTTGTTCATCCCGGGGCGCCGGCCCTGGTTTGCTGCGGGCAGCCGATGGAGCTGCTTGTGGGAAATACGGTCGATGCCAGTAAAGAAAAGCATGTTCCGGTTATCGAGGCTGCCGAGAACGGAATCCGGGTGCAGGTTGGAAGTGTGGAACACCCGATGGAAGAAAAACATTTTATTCAATTTATTGAAGTGTTGACAGCAGATAAAGTTTACAGGGCCGAACTCGCTCCCGGGCTCAAACCGGAAGCATGGTTCCCCGTTAAACAGGAGGATATCCTGGAAGTCAGGGAATATTGCAATATTCATGGACTTTGGAAAACCAATGAATAA
- a CDS encoding FprA family A-type flavoprotein, whose protein sequence is MKPIQVKDNVYWVGGIDWNIRTFHGYLTPRGMTYNAYLIVDEKITLIDTVKHYMFEEMIERISAIVDPSKIDYVVSNHVEMDHSGALPKLMEICPQAVVFTSVNGEKGLKAHYRPDWNFRVMKSGETINLGRKSLAFVHTPMVHWPDNMVTYCPEDKILFSNDAFGQHIASTQRFDEELPCDIIIEEAARYYANIVLPYGAQVGKALEALRDIAIEIIAPSHGLVWRTHIPEILREYEKWASGQTEEKAVIVYDTMWGSTEKIAYAVQNAFENAGIPAKLMRVTENDISDIMPEVLMSKYVCVGSPTLNNGIMPKVSAFLTYMKGLAPKNRIGVAFGSYGWGGQSVGIIEGILKECHFELLENVRIQFIPEKAQLQEAALKLEGILNDQIKTNL, encoded by the coding sequence ATGAAACCGATTCAAGTAAAAGATAATGTCTACTGGGTAGGCGGGATTGACTGGAATATTCGCACCTTTCATGGTTATCTCACTCCGCGCGGGATGACCTATAACGCCTATCTGATTGTGGATGAAAAAATAACCCTGATTGACACGGTAAAACATTATATGTTTGAGGAAATGATTGAACGAATTTCCGCGATTGTTGATCCGTCCAAAATTGATTATGTCGTGTCAAACCATGTGGAAATGGACCACTCCGGGGCATTGCCCAAGCTTATGGAGATTTGTCCCCAGGCCGTGGTTTTTACTTCCGTTAATGGGGAAAAGGGCTTGAAAGCGCATTACAGACCAGATTGGAATTTCCGGGTCATGAAGTCCGGGGAGACCATCAATTTGGGCCGGAAAAGCCTGGCTTTTGTTCATACTCCGATGGTTCATTGGCCGGACAACATGGTCACCTACTGTCCGGAGGACAAGATCCTGTTTTCTAATGATGCCTTTGGACAGCATATTGCTTCAACCCAAAGATTTGATGAAGAGCTGCCTTGCGACATCATCATTGAAGAAGCGGCGAGGTATTATGCGAATATTGTCCTGCCTTATGGAGCCCAGGTCGGCAAGGCGCTGGAAGCCCTTCGGGATATAGCCATTGAGATTATCGCACCCAGCCATGGTTTAGTCTGGCGGACACATATTCCGGAAATCCTCAGGGAATATGAAAAATGGGCCTCCGGTCAAACGGAAGAAAAGGCTGTCATTGTCTATGATACGATGTGGGGCTCCACGGAAAAGATTGCTTATGCTGTCCAAAATGCCTTTGAAAACGCGGGTATCCCGGCAAAGCTGATGAGGGTAACGGAAAATGACATTTCCGACATTATGCCGGAGGTTCTGATGTCAAAATATGTCTGTGTCGGCTCGCCAACCCTGAATAACGGGATCATGCCGAAAGTATCGGCATTTCTCACCTATATGAAAGGGCTGGCCCCGAAAAACAGGATCGGAGTCGCCTTCGGCTCTTATGGGTGGGGCGGGCAAAGTGTGGGGATTATTGAAGGGATTCTCAAAGAGTGTCATTTTGAACTGCTGGAAAATGTCAGAATTCAATTTATCCCGGAAAAAGCCCAACTGCAAGAGGCAGCCTTAAAATTGGAGGGAATATTAAATGACCAAATTAAGACAAATTTATAA
- a CDS encoding DEAD/DEAH box helicase, whose protein sequence is MSTFFDMGLSNFIIKATADMGFEEATPIQEKTIPVAMAGRDIIGQAQTGTGKTAAFAIPMIENLERHAEGIGGLVVTPTRELAVQVAEEINKIGQFKGIHAQPIYGGQDINRQIRALRNRPQIIVGTPGRLMDHMRRHTIRLDHVSMAVLDEADEMLSMGFIEDIESILGEIQHKHQTLLFSATMPQSILNLSKRFMLEPEFISIKAKEVTVPNTEQYYVELPERQKFDVLCRLLDIQSPDLAIVFGRTKRRVDELYEALNKRGYSAEGIHGDLTQLRRDSVLRHFKEGVTDILVATDVAARGLDISGVTHIYNFDIPQDPESYVHRIGRTGRAGKTGLAVTFVTPRELNHLRLIEQVTKRRIVRKPMPTIHEVLEGQQRLAVDLLMKASEDPESRRYTELADELLASNDSTALLAAALKLLTKEPNTTPVSLTEEAPVYSRTPRYEKSRQPSHYQRNRRNRQTDGRPESRPDYRKNYRPDNRANNRSDYRKDTRTSFGTESRPDYRAENRTGFRSDN, encoded by the coding sequence ATGTCAACATTTTTTGACATGGGCCTAAGCAATTTTATTATTAAAGCCACCGCCGATATGGGTTTCGAGGAGGCTACCCCTATCCAGGAAAAAACGATTCCGGTTGCTATGGCCGGACGTGATATTATTGGCCAGGCCCAGACCGGAACAGGCAAAACAGCCGCCTTCGCTATTCCGATGATCGAGAATCTGGAGCGGCATGCCGAAGGCATCGGCGGACTTGTCGTCACCCCTACCCGGGAGCTGGCGGTCCAGGTCGCCGAAGAAATCAATAAGATCGGCCAATTTAAAGGCATCCACGCTCAGCCGATTTACGGGGGACAGGATATCAACAGGCAGATCCGGGCCCTGAGAAACAGGCCTCAGATTATCGTCGGCACTCCCGGCCGCCTTATGGACCATATGCGCCGCCATACCATACGCTTAGACCATGTTTCCATGGCCGTTCTTGATGAAGCGGATGAAATGCTGAGCATGGGTTTCATTGAGGATATTGAGAGCATCCTGGGCGAAATTCAACATAAACACCAAACTCTGCTGTTCTCTGCCACGATGCCCCAATCCATTCTCAATTTGTCCAAGCGTTTCATGCTTGAACCTGAATTCATCAGTATCAAAGCGAAGGAAGTTACCGTTCCCAATACCGAACAATACTATGTTGAACTGCCTGAAAGACAGAAATTTGATGTACTCTGCCGTTTGCTGGACATTCAGTCCCCTGATCTTGCTATCGTATTCGGCCGGACCAAAAGACGGGTGGATGAGCTCTATGAAGCCTTAAATAAGAGGGGCTATTCTGCCGAGGGCATCCACGGGGATTTAACTCAGCTGAGAAGAGACAGTGTCTTAAGACATTTTAAAGAAGGAGTCACCGACATCCTTGTGGCGACGGATGTCGCCGCCAGGGGCCTTGATATCAGCGGTGTAACCCATATCTATAATTTTGATATTCCTCAGGACCCCGAAAGCTATGTCCACAGAATAGGCCGGACGGGACGAGCCGGAAAAACCGGTCTGGCCGTGACTTTTGTGACGCCGCGGGAACTCAACCATTTGAGATTGATTGAACAGGTTACCAAAAGAAGGATTGTCCGCAAGCCGATGCCGACCATTCACGAAGTCCTCGAAGGTCAGCAGCGTCTGGCCGTTGACCTGCTGATGAAGGCCAGCGAAGATCCTGAAAGCCGCCGTTATACGGAGCTGGCTGATGAGCTTCTTGCTTCCAATGACTCCACAGCCCTTCTTGCCGCCGCTTTAAAGCTCTTAACCAAGGAGCCGAATACGACCCCGGTCAGCTTGACTGAAGAAGCTCCTGTTTATTCCCGGACCCCCAGATATGAAAAATCAAGACAGCCCAGCCATTATCAACGCAACAGGCGCAACCGGCAAACAGACGGCAGACCGGAAAGCAGGCCCGATTACAGGAAAAATTACAGGCCGGACAACAGGGCAAATAACCGATCCGATTATCGAAAGGATACCAGAACATCGTTCGGAACAGAAAGCAGACCGGACTATAGAGCCGAAAACAGAACCGGCTTCAGATCCGATAACTAG
- a CDS encoding cyclase family protein: MEVVDLSHPIREDMPVFPGEEQPKIEIVADMEHCGYHEKRFLLNSHTGTHLDVPKHVFQDGYSLEKYPVKKYIGQAIMITLIDSGRIEIEELAPYENALRDCDFMLVNTGWSRHWGSAQYYGDPPYFSREAADWLSSFELKGIGIDSPSVDQMSDQGLPVHRALLEKEIVIIENMTNFDQLKKPVFTLYCLPLNIEGADACPVRAVAVY; encoded by the coding sequence ATGGAAGTCGTTGATTTATCTCATCCGATCAGAGAAGATATGCCTGTTTTTCCAGGAGAAGAGCAGCCAAAGATAGAGATCGTCGCCGATATGGAACATTGCGGATATCATGAAAAACGGTTTTTGCTCAACAGCCATACCGGAACTCACCTTGATGTGCCCAAACATGTCTTTCAGGACGGCTATTCTCTGGAAAAGTATCCTGTCAAAAAATATATCGGGCAAGCGATTATGATTACGTTGATTGATTCGGGAAGGATTGAGATTGAGGAGCTTGCCCCTTATGAAAACGCTCTCAGAGATTGCGATTTTATGCTGGTCAATACCGGCTGGAGCAGGCATTGGGGGAGCGCACAGTATTATGGGGATCCCCCTTATTTCAGCAGGGAAGCTGCCGATTGGCTGTCTTCTTTTGAACTGAAGGGGATCGGGATTGATTCCCCGAGTGTTGACCAAATGTCCGATCAGGGGCTTCCGGTGCATCGTGCTTTATTAGAAAAAGAAATCGTCATTATTGAGAATATGACGAATTTCGATCAGTTGAAAAAGCCTGTATTTACTCTGTATTGTCTGCCTCTGAATATTGAGGGAGCGGATGCCTGCCCGGTCAGGGCCGTTGCCGTATATTAG
- a CDS encoding APC family permease yields the protein MAPRGQGLLWLKMRTALFGSPLTTEKVEHTRVGLFGGIPIFGADIISSQGYAPDEILLVLLLAGAVGYSYLMKVSLVIIILLASIFMVYRKAISKYPQGAGSYVIAKNNLGETFALVAGASMTIDYVLTVAVSVSSSVENLTGIFPILATHKILASCLIIFFLTWLNLRGLKESARLFALPVYLYMASLALLVIVGIAEVLMYGADPVIVAQNMQKTSESSIGGMTLFLFARAFAGGTTALTGFEAVASGVSAFKAPSQKRAINTLLTLAIIVGTALAGISYLASVYHVMPATGNTVLNQLGLLVFGKTIFYYVLMGCAASILIIAANTPFAGFPILLNLMARDTYAPRYFKNLGDRLVFNTGIWTLSLISIPLIIFFKGNTHSMLPLYAIGVLLSFSFTGFGMAKFVLKDKRKGWQSDFSIFLFGGVLSFIVFLVFIVTKFTHGAWLVLIIIPFLVTVFYTISRVYKNEIKDLSVTEEALEDFHRHVKRLRKRRGNTPLSEYRNKIIIPVYDLNLIVLKAMRYAYALTPQVCAVHIASDPDRLEKVKRHWSESGIEIHLEIVPSPYRSTVHDFLAYVDQVESEKKFETITVVIPEYVPEKLRYQFLHNQTGQLIKLLLLLHKDIFVTSIPYHSGDDSSDFKPDPQPGRKNDLLNPSLTK from the coding sequence ATGGCACCTCGTGGGCAAGGTCTGTTATGGTTAAAGATGAGAACCGCTCTTTTCGGTTCGCCGCTGACTACGGAAAAGGTCGAACATACCCGTGTCGGACTCTTTGGAGGCATCCCCATTTTCGGAGCGGATATTATCTCTTCCCAGGGTTATGCTCCTGATGAGATTTTGCTGGTTCTCCTTTTGGCGGGCGCTGTCGGTTATTCTTATCTGATGAAGGTCTCTTTGGTCATCATTATTCTCCTGGCAAGTATTTTCATGGTTTACCGCAAGGCCATCAGCAAATACCCTCAAGGCGCCGGTTCCTATGTCATCGCCAAAAACAATCTCGGAGAAACGTTCGCTCTGGTGGCCGGAGCAAGTATGACCATTGATTATGTCCTGACTGTCGCGGTCAGCGTAAGCTCTTCTGTTGAAAATCTAACGGGAATCTTCCCTATTCTGGCTACCCACAAGATCCTGGCCTCATGTCTGATTATTTTTTTCCTGACTTGGCTTAACCTGCGCGGCTTAAAGGAATCCGCCAGGCTGTTTGCCTTACCTGTTTATCTCTATATGGCTTCCCTCGCTTTACTGGTCATTGTCGGCATTGCTGAAGTCCTGATGTATGGAGCCGATCCGGTGATTGTCGCCCAAAATATGCAAAAAACCTCCGAGTCGTCTATCGGCGGAATGACTTTGTTCCTGTTTGCCAGGGCTTTTGCCGGCGGAACAACCGCTCTGACCGGCTTTGAGGCTGTCGCCAGCGGTGTCTCGGCCTTCAAAGCCCCCAGTCAGAAAAGAGCCATCAATACTTTATTGACATTGGCGATCATCGTCGGCACCGCTTTGGCGGGGATATCTTACCTTGCCAGTGTTTATCATGTCATGCCTGCCACAGGGAATACTGTCTTAAATCAGCTCGGCCTCTTAGTATTCGGCAAAACCATTTTTTATTATGTGCTGATGGGCTGTGCCGCCTCCATCTTAATTATTGCCGCCAATACTCCTTTTGCCGGATTCCCCATTCTTCTCAATTTGATGGCCAGGGATACCTACGCTCCCCGATACTTTAAGAATTTAGGCGACCGCCTTGTTTTCAATACGGGAATCTGGACGTTAAGTCTCATTTCTATTCCTCTGATCATCTTCTTTAAAGGAAATACTCACAGTATGCTCCCCCTATACGCGATCGGCGTGCTGTTGTCCTTTTCATTTACGGGTTTCGGCATGGCGAAATTTGTTCTGAAGGATAAAAGGAAAGGCTGGCAGTCCGACTTTTCTATCTTCCTGTTTGGGGGAGTCCTGTCTTTTATTGTTTTCCTGGTCTTCATTGTGACGAAATTTACTCACGGGGCCTGGCTTGTCCTGATTATCATTCCTTTTCTTGTCACGGTATTTTATACGATTTCCCGTGTCTACAAAAATGAGATCAAAGATCTTTCTGTGACTGAGGAAGCTCTGGAGGATTTTCACCGGCATGTCAAAAGGCTGAGAAAAAGAAGAGGAAATACCCCTCTTTCGGAATACCGCAATAAGATCATTATCCCGGTCTATGATCTTAATCTGATTGTCCTCAAGGCGATGCGCTATGCTTATGCTTTGACACCCCAGGTCTGCGCCGTCCATATCGCTTCCGATCCGGACCGTTTGGAAAAAGTCAAACGGCATTGGTCGGAAAGCGGGATAGAAATCCACCTGGAAATCGTACCTTCTCCTTACCGTTCTACAGTTCATGATTTCCTGGCCTATGTCGATCAAGTGGAGAGCGAAAAGAAATTTGAAACAATTACTGTCGTCATCCCAGAATATGTCCCCGAGAAATTACGCTACCAGTTCCTGCATAATCAGACAGGCCAGTTGATCAAATTGCTGCTGCTTCTGCACAAGGATATCTTTGTCACCAGCATCCCTTATCATTCCGGTGACGACAGCAGCGACTTCAAGCCGGATCCCCAACCTGGCCGGAAAAATGACCTGCTCAACCCATCATTGACAAAGTAG
- the rd gene encoding rubredoxin, with the protein MTDSKIFRRLTYGLYVISSLKEGRINAQIANTVFQITSAPLIVAISINKENLTHEYIQNSKVFAVNILPVSTPLEMIGHFGFKSGRNLDKFGEVAFKPGQTGSPLLTSNSIGYLEAEVIQSTELSTHTVFYGQVMNTEVYSDEEPMTYGFYQQLKRGTAAPASPAAKSSRSEQAEKAESIKKENLIKEGPTMQKYECPVCSYIYDPEKGDPDSGIEPGTAFEALPDDWVCPVCGVDKSQFQPVD; encoded by the coding sequence ATTACGGATTCAAAAATATTCCGCCGCTTAACTTACGGCTTGTATGTCATTTCGTCCCTGAAAGAAGGCAGGATTAACGCGCAGATCGCGAACACGGTCTTCCAGATCACATCCGCGCCCTTGATTGTAGCCATAAGTATTAATAAAGAGAACCTCACCCATGAGTACATTCAGAACAGTAAAGTATTTGCCGTGAATATCCTGCCTGTTTCCACCCCGCTGGAGATGATCGGACATTTCGGCTTTAAATCCGGCAGAAATCTGGATAAGTTCGGGGAAGTTGCTTTTAAGCCAGGGCAGACCGGCTCGCCGCTCCTAACCAGTAACAGTATCGGATATCTGGAAGCCGAAGTGATTCAGAGTACGGAGCTGAGTACCCACACCGTGTTTTACGGTCAGGTGATGAATACTGAGGTCTATTCGGATGAAGAGCCTATGACTTATGGATTTTACCAGCAATTAAAAAGAGGGACAGCCGCGCCGGCCAGCCCCGCCGCAAAAAGCAGCCGGTCGGAGCAAGCTGAAAAAGCAGAGTCAATAAAAAAAGAAAATTTAATCAAGGAGGGTCCAACCATGCAGAAATATGAATGTCCGGTTTGTTCTTATATCTATGATCCCGAGAAAGGCGATCCTGATTCAGGGATTGAACCCGGCACCGCCTTTGAGGCTTTGCCGGATGATTGGGTATGCCCGGTTTGCGGAGTTGATAAGAGTCAATTTCAGCCGGTCGACTGA
- a CDS encoding carboxymuconolactone decarboxylase family protein: MMALPPFLAHLEKNDPAFAEAIEKVFSSSMAPGALDNKTKLLIALALDAAHGSVPGVSSVAGQLRAIGAKDEEIAEALRIAYFAFGNSILGVSAAAFPGKSSLSEN, translated from the coding sequence ATGATGGCTTTACCTCCTTTTTTGGCACATTTGGAAAAGAATGACCCAGCCTTTGCCGAAGCGATTGAAAAAGTATTCTCATCGTCTATGGCGCCGGGAGCCCTGGACAATAAAACCAAGCTGCTGATCGCTTTAGCTTTGGACGCGGCGCATGGGTCAGTTCCCGGTGTTTCCAGCGTAGCGGGGCAGCTGCGGGCAATCGGAGCAAAAGATGAAGAGATTGCCGAAGCTTTGCGTATTGCCTATTTTGCTTTTGGGAATTCTATTCTTGGGGTCTCAGCCGCGGCCTTTCCCGGTAAATCATCGCTGTCTGAAAATTAA
- a CDS encoding L-lactate permease, with amino-acid sequence MFSLLVTLLPIAVILVMLIVFKKPADISGIVGWLAVSLVAFFFFQTSGEVLLRSTASGLIKSFSVSLIVATSLLQMAYMEKTGALKRIIIFIKTLATENKAVQIMMINIGFGTLMVAVGATPVSLLPPILLAMGYSTYVAIALPAIGYDSLCTYALLGAPIVVFVDVANGFLGKGHEITLSQAGSIFFLFLPIVSTLIGLCMLWIVGRGPAIKAGLAPCLISGAVIGIVSYFTNHYDNLVVLTGVLSGLAVILAMVLYLLFTGRKVINKSVLTPEEVDYARTHPLWKALMPWALLIVLILALNLPQQSFEYLYKTMTMSISGLSADGRPIPTRFLWNAYTWIFVSTLLSIPFIRPSMPQIKESLQTWWKRAPRPVFSAAIFFAIGEVMNMSGYNMAYNANQAAPQFLTSSMVKVLADFSAHAFHNAYGAVVSFIGLFGGFITGSEASTIAMFAKYTMTTASNLNWGLKGLIIATAGLAFGGGLASVISPAKLQNAAASIDKLGEENQVIRIAFIFSLILTTVTSLAVVGLLYIHGI; translated from the coding sequence ATGTTCTCACTGCTTGTTACTTTATTGCCTATCGCGGTCATCTTAGTGATGTTAATTGTGTTTAAAAAACCGGCTGACATCAGTGGTATTGTGGGCTGGCTGGCTGTGTCCCTGGTCGCTTTTTTCTTTTTTCAGACTTCGGGGGAAGTCCTGCTGCGCTCTACGGCTTCCGGACTGATTAAATCTTTTTCTGTATCTTTAATTGTCGCTACCTCTCTCTTACAAATGGCTTATATGGAGAAAACCGGTGCTTTAAAAAGGATCATTATCTTTATTAAAACACTGGCCACTGAAAATAAAGCGGTTCAGATCATGATGATCAATATCGGCTTCGGCACTTTGATGGTCGCCGTCGGAGCGACCCCTGTCTCTCTCCTTCCGCCGATTCTCCTGGCCATGGGTTATTCTACATATGTTGCCATTGCTCTGCCCGCTATTGGTTATGATTCTTTATGCACCTACGCTCTGCTTGGCGCGCCCATCGTCGTCTTCGTTGATGTGGCCAATGGGTTCCTCGGCAAGGGGCATGAAATCACTTTGTCTCAGGCCGGAAGTATTTTCTTTTTGTTCCTGCCGATTGTCTCTACCCTTATTGGCCTGTGCATGCTCTGGATCGTGGGAAGGGGACCGGCCATCAAAGCCGGTTTGGCCCCTTGTCTCATTTCAGGGGCGGTGATCGGCATCGTGTCCTATTTCACAAACCATTATGATAACCTGGTTGTTTTGACCGGTGTCTTATCCGGGCTTGCCGTCATTCTGGCCATGGTCCTTTACCTCCTGTTTACCGGCAGAAAGGTCATCAACAAAAGTGTTCTCACTCCCGAGGAAGTGGACTATGCCCGGACTCATCCATTATGGAAAGCCCTGATGCCCTGGGCTCTTTTGATTGTCCTAATTTTAGCTTTAAACCTCCCGCAGCAATCCTTTGAATACTTATATAAAACCATGACCATGAGCATCAGCGGTCTCAGCGCCGATGGAAGGCCCATTCCCACAAGATTCCTCTGGAATGCCTATACCTGGATTTTTGTCAGCACCCTCTTGTCTATCCCCTTTATCAGGCCCAGTATGCCCCAGATCAAGGAATCTCTTCAAACGTGGTGGAAACGTGCTCCCCGTCCTGTTTTCTCGGCAGCTATCTTTTTTGCGATCGGGGAGGTCATGAACATGTCCGGGTATAATATGGCCTACAATGCCAATCAAGCCGCTCCTCAATTTCTGACCTCCAGCATGGTCAAGGTTCTGGCGGATTTCTCAGCTCATGCTTTCCACAATGCCTATGGAGCTGTCGTCAGCTTTATTGGGCTTTTCGGAGGCTTTATCACCGGAAGCGAGGCTTCGACAATTGCCATGTTTGCCAAATACACCATGACTACCGCTTCCAACTTAAACTGGGGACTCAAGGGACTGATCATCGCTACCGCGGGCCTGGCTTTTGGCGGCGGGCTTGCCAGTGTGATTTCTCCGGCCAAGCTGCAAAACGCGGCCGCCTCTATCGATAAGCTCGGGGAAGAAAATCAGGTCATCCGTATTGCCTTTATTTTTTCTTTGATTCTAACCACAGTGACCTCCCTGGCCGTTGTCGGGCTGCTCTATATCCATGGCATCTAA
- the rbr gene encoding rubrerythrin — protein MADLKGTKTEKNLWEAFAGESQARNKYTYFASAAKKEGYEQIAALFTETADNEKEHAKIWFKKLAGISGAIENLKSAASGEHGEWADMYPRMAKEAREEGFHDLAELFDGVAKIEKEHEERYRKLLANIEQGKVFAKDNEVVWICRNCGHIHEGAEAPGKCPVCDHPQAYFEIRSQSY, from the coding sequence ATGGCCGATTTAAAAGGAACGAAAACGGAAAAAAATCTTTGGGAGGCTTTTGCCGGGGAATCTCAGGCCCGGAATAAATACACTTATTTTGCTTCTGCCGCCAAAAAAGAAGGATATGAACAAATCGCCGCGCTATTTACTGAAACTGCGGATAATGAAAAAGAACACGCCAAAATATGGTTTAAAAAACTGGCGGGAATCAGCGGCGCGATCGAAAATCTGAAATCGGCGGCTTCCGGTGAACATGGAGAATGGGCCGACATGTACCCCAGAATGGCCAAAGAAGCCAGGGAAGAAGGCTTTCATGATCTGGCCGAGTTGTTTGACGGAGTGGCTAAGATCGAGAAAGAGCACGAGGAAAGATACAGAAAGCTTTTGGCCAATATCGAGCAGGGGAAAGTCTTTGCCAAGGACAATGAAGTTGTCTGGATCTGCCGCAACTGCGGACATATCCACGAAGGGGCGGAAGCGCCCGGAAAATGTCCAGTATGTGACCACCCTCAGGCCTATTTTGAGATAAGGTCGCAGTCATACTAA